One genomic segment of Oenanthe melanoleuca isolate GR-GAL-2019-014 chromosome 5, OMel1.0, whole genome shotgun sequence includes these proteins:
- the ATG14 gene encoding beclin 1-associated autophagy-related key regulator, which yields MAAPSGRRPQPAGPGGGSGAGPGALRGAEEDAEGLYVAVERCPLCNTTRRRLTCAKCVQSGDFVFFDGRDSERFSEKKERLMHLKTKQREFQKHVLKAMEGKEITDQLRWKIMSCKMRIEQLKQTICKENDEMTRHTEGLLRIKEENQKHYRRAQRHQEKKEKIQRHNRKLGDLVEKKSYELRTQYEHLANLRRAHILELTSVIFPMEEVKTSMRDPADVSSESDNAMTSSTVSKLAEARRTTYLSGRWVCDDHNGDTSISITGPWIILPNNGDYSAYYSWVEEKKTTQGPDMEHNNPAHTISAALCYATQLVNTLSLILDVNLPKKLCNSEFCGENLSRHRFTRAVKKLNANILHLCFSQHVNLDLLHPLHTLRNLMYLVSPDTENLGRSGPFEISADLEDSMEFVEPSAAGETDESGDERVSDEETDLGTDWENLPSPRFCDIPSQQVEMLQSQSSQVSQPIASSSSAGGMISSAAASVTSWLKAYTGHR from the exons ATGGCGGCTCCCAGCGGCCGCCGGCCGCagcccgcggggccgggcgggggcagcggcgccgggcccggggctctGCGGGGCGCCGAGGAGGACGCCGAGGGTCTCTATGTGGCGGTGGAGCGGTGCCCGCTCTGCAACACCACGCGCCGCCGCCTCACCTGCGCCAAGTGCGTGCAGAGCGGCGACTTCGTCTTCTTCGACGGGCGCGACTCGGAGAG gttttcagaaaagaaagaaaggctgATGCATCTTAAAACCAAACAGAGAGAATTCCAAAAACA TGTTTTGAAGGCCatggaagggaaagaaataacTGATCAGCTG agatggaaaataatGTCTTGCAAGATGAGGATTGAGCAGCTGAAACAGAccatttgcaaagaaaatgatGAAATGACAAGAC ACACCGAGGGGCTGCTGAGGATTAAAGAGGAGAACCAGAAACATTATCGCAGGGCTCAGAGGCAccaggagaagaaggagaagatcCAGAGGCACAACAGGAAGCTGGGAGACCTGGTGGAGAAGAAAAGCTACGAGCTGAGAACTCAGTACGAGCACCTGGCGAACCTGCGGCGGGCGCACATCCTGGAGCTCACCTCCGTCATCTTCCCCATGGAGGAGGTGAAGACAAGCATGAG GGACCCTGCAGATGTGTCCTCAGAGAGTGACAATGCCATGACCTCCAGCACTGTGAGCAAGCTGGCAGAAGCACGGAGAACCACGTACCTGTCCGGGAGGTGGGTGTGTGACGACCACAACGGGGACACCAGCATCAGCATCACGGGGCCCTGGATCATCCTGCCCAACAATGGGGACTACTCTGCTTACTACAGCTGGGTGGAGGAGAAGAAGACTACACAGGGACCTG atatGGAACATAATAACCCTGCTCATACCATCAGTGCTGCATTGTGCTATGCAACTCAGCTTGTTAACACTTTGTCTCTCATACTTGATGTAAATCTGCCCAAGAAGCTCTGCAACAG TGAATTCTGTGGAGAGAATCTCAGCAGACACAGGTTCACACGGGCAGTGAAGAAGCTGAATGCTAATATCCTTCACCTCTGCTTCTCTCAG CATGTAAATTTAGATCTGTTGCACCCCCTGCATACCCTCAGGAACCTCATGTACCTGGTCAGCCCAGACACTGAGAACTTGGGCAg GTCGGGCCCCTTCGAGATCAGCGCCGACCTGGAGGACTCGATGGAGTTCGTGGAGCCCAGCGCGGCGGGCGAGACGGACGAGAGCGGCGACGAGCGCGTGAGCGACGAGGAGACGGACCTGGGCACGGACTGGGAGaacctgcccagccccaggttCTGTGACATCCCCTCGCAGCAGgtggagatgctgcagagccagagcagccaggtgtcccagcccatcgccagcagcagcagcgcggGCGGGATGATCTCGTCGGCCGCCGCCTCCGTCACCTCGTGGCTCAAAGCCTACACTGGGCACCGCTAg
- the FBXO34 gene encoding F-box only protein 34, which translates to MKSSCRAGLHREPLNSTSSTFHQVKRVSGMHLKPYLKLQKKERSPEISQDSLRGHQGPAQGEKYTNCTKLSVFPKPSLVTPSQKLLGIIYPNTMCNMNGKGPADGPSAREKKNALSATIHQGEEGEGPLDVWAVVKPGNTKEKIAFFAAQQCSSARTGSMKIKSTWDIDGRTAKRRKKSVDLKKAKIQLERMREASARCPQPEPFACGIEHCSVHLGGDGGDGAFPGRSLSVIEMVAFLEQRASALLVDCAKPCAAPSGSRPGGQAQPKAGCEPCPSGEAQAEPVRVLDMVARLESECLRRQGEREGSLSRSNSFRRNVGRVLLASGTQPEARPGKGAPPRGDGPGEAGAAEAGFGGRCAPLGDTELWDGGAPAQRPFPSGLDTRVGSVNSGLAHAVLAMTAGRNDTETRIEPPRALLSPCPAAATLPPDPLQSKSATVDCTSKEPVIFPKHPARKEPLCISISVTKTEEGCRKEKLPSSGEDSLPGRLFFLQGEQAVAHEQQPRQESTQEKAGAVAQNEDEDAVAAGRLCVRSSVPAEPLAPSVPPTEGALQVLDPSCLKRQVSHDFLETRFKIQQLLEPQQYMAFLPHHIIVKIFGLLPTRSLVALKCTCYYFKFIIEYYNIRPADSRWVRDPRYREDPCKQCKKKYVKGDVSLCRWHPKPYCQALPYGPGYWMCCHRSQKGIPGCKLGLHDNHWVPACHSFNRAIHKKTRGAGAEVEEEY; encoded by the exons ATGAAGagttcctgcagagctggcctCCACAGGGAACCACTCAATTCCACATCCTCCACCTTCCATCAAGTCAAACG GGTTTCTGGTATGCACTTAAAGCCATATCTCAAGTTACAGAAGAAAGAGCGATCCCCAGAAATAAGCCAGGATTCCCTGCGAGGCCACCAGGGACCagcacaaggagaaaaatacacCAACTGCACCAAGCTGAGCGTTTTCCCAAAACCCTCCCTCGTGACTCCATCTCAGAAGCTCCTGGGGATTATTTATCCAAATACTATGTGCAATATGAACGGGAAGGGCCCAGCAGACGGTCCAAGtgcaagggaaaagaagaaCGCCCTGTCTGCCACCATCCACCAGGGAGAAGAAGGGGAAGGGCCGCTGGATGTCTGGGCTGTGGTGAAACCTGGCAACACCAAGGAGAAAATCGCCTTCTTCgcagcccagcagtgcagcagcgCCCGCACGGGCTCCATGAAAATCAAGAGCACGTGGGACATCGACGGGAGGACGGCCAAGCGCAGGAAAAAATCGGTGGATcttaaaaaagccaaaattcaGCTGGAGAGGATGAGGGAGGCGAGCGCCAGGTGCCCCCAGCCGGAGCCTTTCGCCTGCGGCATCGAGCACTGCTCGGTGCACCTGGGCGGCGACGGCGGCGACGGCGCCTTCCCGGGCCGCTCGCTGTCCGTCATCGAGATGGTGGCTTTCCTGGAGCAGCGGGCCAGCGCCCTGCTGGTGGACTGTGCCAAGCCCTGCGCGGCCCCCAGCGGCAGCAGGCCGGGCGGCCAGGCCCAGCCCAAGGCCGGCTGCGAGCCCTGCCCGTCGGGCGAGGCGCAGGCCGAGCCGGTGCGCGTGCTGGACATGGTGGCCAGGCTGGAGTCCGAGTGCCTGAGGCGGCAGGGCGAGCGCGAGGGCAGCCTGTCCCGCAGCAACAGCTTCCGCAGGAACGTGGgcagggtgctgctggccagCGGCACCCAGCCCGAGGCACGGCCGGGGAAGGGGGCCCCGCCCCGGGGGGACGGCCCGGGGGAGGCTGGGGCGGCAGAGGCCGGGTTCGGAGGCCGCTGTGCCCCTCTGGGTGACACCGAGCTCTGGGATGGCGGCGCCCCTGCCCAGCGGCCCTTTCCTTCGGGGCTGGACACCCGGGTGGGGAGTGTGAATTCGGGACTTGCCCACGCGGTGTTGGCCATGACAGCTGGCAGGAATGACACTGAAACGAGGATTGAgcctcccagggctctgctgtccccgtgccctgctgctgccacgcTGCCACCCGATCCCTTGCAGAGCAAGAGCGCGACTGTTGATTGTACGTCAAAAGAGCCTGTGATTTTCCCAAAGCATCCTGCTAGGAAAGAGCCCTTATGCATCAGTATATCAGTGACCAAGACAGAGGAAGGGTGCAGGAAGGAGAAGCTCCCCAGTTCTGGTGAGGATTCTCTCCCTGGGAGGCTGTTTTTCCTCCAGGGTGAGCAGGCTGTTGCTCATGAGCAACAGCCACGGCAGGAGAGCAcccaggagaaggcaggggCGGTAGCCCAGAACGAGGATGAGGATGCTGTGGCAGCTGGTAGATTGTGTGTCAGaagcagtgtccctgcagagccattGGCCCCTTCTGTCCCTCCCACAGAAGGGGCTTTGCAAGTACTTGATCCTTCCTGCCTAAAGCGGCAGGTTTCACATGACTTTCTGGAGACCAGGTTTAAAATCCAGCAGCTTTTGGAGCCTCAGCAGTACATGGCCTTCTTGCCTCACCACATCATTGTGAAGATCTTTGGCTTGCTTCCCACCAGGAGCCTGGTTGCCCTGAAATGCACTTGCTACTACTTCAAGTTCATCATTGAGTACTACAACATCAGGCCGGCGGACTCGCGCTGGGTGCGCGACCCTCGCTACCGGGAAGATCCCTGCAAGCAGTGCAAGAAGAAATACGTCAAGGGGGACgtgtccctgtgcaggtggCACCCCAAGCCCtactgccaggctctgccctaCGGGCCTGGCTACTGGATGTGCTGCCACCGCTCCCAGAAGGGCATCCCTGGCTGTAAGCTGGGTCTCCACGACAATCACTGGGTCCCTGCCTGCCACAGCTTTAACCGTGCGATCCACAAGAAAACccgaggagcaggagcagaggtggaAGAGGAATATTAG